In the Oncorhynchus nerka isolate Pitt River linkage group LG2, Oner_Uvic_2.0, whole genome shotgun sequence genome, one interval contains:
- the LOC115141614 gene encoding protein FAM219A-like isoform X2, with protein MTEKEMDRFQVPPVTETQPLQDPAASDTSEVDSDTREGETVAMNYKPSPLQVKIEKQRELARKGSVKNSPVNHQPKKNNVMARTRLVVPNKGYSSLDQTSPDEKPLVTLDTDSDDDFDMSRYSSSGYSSAEQINQDLNIQLLKDGYRLDEIPDYEDLDLIPPKSVNPTCICCQATTSSACLIQLPLPQYTP; from the exons CAGGACCCAGCAGCATCCGACACCTCTGAGGTCGACTCTGACACTAGAGAAGGTGAGACAGTGGCCATGAACTACAAGCCCTCCCCACTGCAAGTGAAAATAG agaaacagagagagctggCCAGGAAGGGATCAGTAAAGAATAGCCCCGTCAACCACCAACCAAAGAAGAACAACGTCATGGCCAGAACACG TTTGGTGGTGCCAAACAAAGGCTACTCCTCTTTAGACCAGACCAGCCCGGATGAGAAGCCCCTGGTAACACTGGACACAGACAG TGATGATGACTTTGACATGTCCAGATACTCTTCGTCTGGATACTCCTCCGCCGAG CAGATCAACCAGGATCTCAACATCCAGCTTCTGAAGGACGGTTACCGGCTCGACGAAATCCCTGACTATGAAGATCTGGATCTGATCCCGCCCAAATCAGTCAACCCCACCTGCATATGCTGCCAAGCCACCACCTCCTCAGCCTGCCTGATCCAATTGCCCCTCCCACAATATACGCCATGA
- the LOC115141614 gene encoding protein FAM219A-like isoform X3, translating into MQDPAASDTSEVDSDTREGETVAMNYKPSPLQVKIEKQRELARKGSVKNSPVNHQPKKNNVMARTRLVVPNKGYSSLDQTSPDEKPLVTLDTDSDDDFDMSRYSSSGYSSAEVRCLRDQQINQDLNIQLLKDGYRLDEIPDYEDLDLIPPKSVNPTCICCQATTSSACLIQLPLPQYTP; encoded by the exons CAGGACCCAGCAGCATCCGACACCTCTGAGGTCGACTCTGACACTAGAGAAGGTGAGACAGTGGCCATGAACTACAAGCCCTCCCCACTGCAAGTGAAAATAG agaaacagagagagctggCCAGGAAGGGATCAGTAAAGAATAGCCCCGTCAACCACCAACCAAAGAAGAACAACGTCATGGCCAGAACACG TTTGGTGGTGCCAAACAAAGGCTACTCCTCTTTAGACCAGACCAGCCCGGATGAGAAGCCCCTGGTAACACTGGACACAGACAG TGATGATGACTTTGACATGTCCAGATACTCTTCGTCTGGATACTCCTCCGCCGAGGTGAGATGTCTGAGGGACCAG CAGATCAACCAGGATCTCAACATCCAGCTTCTGAAGGACGGTTACCGGCTCGACGAAATCCCTGACTATGAAGATCTGGATCTGATCCCGCCCAAATCAGTCAACCCCACCTGCATATGCTGCCAAGCCACCACCTCCTCAGCCTGCCTGATCCAATTGCCCCTCCCACAATATACGCCATGA
- the LOC115141614 gene encoding protein FAM219A-like isoform X1 — MTEKEMDRFQVPPVTETQPLQDPAASDTSEVDSDTREGETVAMNYKPSPLQVKIEKQRELARKGSVKNSPVNHQPKKNNVMARTRLVVPNKGYSSLDQTSPDEKPLVTLDTDSDDDFDMSRYSSSGYSSAEVRCLRDQQINQDLNIQLLKDGYRLDEIPDYEDLDLIPPKSVNPTCICCQATTSSACLIQLPLPQYTP; from the exons CAGGACCCAGCAGCATCCGACACCTCTGAGGTCGACTCTGACACTAGAGAAGGTGAGACAGTGGCCATGAACTACAAGCCCTCCCCACTGCAAGTGAAAATAG agaaacagagagagctggCCAGGAAGGGATCAGTAAAGAATAGCCCCGTCAACCACCAACCAAAGAAGAACAACGTCATGGCCAGAACACG TTTGGTGGTGCCAAACAAAGGCTACTCCTCTTTAGACCAGACCAGCCCGGATGAGAAGCCCCTGGTAACACTGGACACAGACAG TGATGATGACTTTGACATGTCCAGATACTCTTCGTCTGGATACTCCTCCGCCGAGGTGAGATGTCTGAGGGACCAG CAGATCAACCAGGATCTCAACATCCAGCTTCTGAAGGACGGTTACCGGCTCGACGAAATCCCTGACTATGAAGATCTGGATCTGATCCCGCCCAAATCAGTCAACCCCACCTGCATATGCTGCCAAGCCACCACCTCCTCAGCCTGCCTGATCCAATTGCCCCTCCCACAATATACGCCATGA